The proteins below are encoded in one region of Paenibacillus albus:
- the yabN gene encoding bifunctional methyltransferase/pyrophosphohydrolase YabN, with the protein MQSTITVVGLGSGDEDQLTLGVWRRLQESEHRFIRTDKHPMMRLFHDNRLSYESFDSLYEQMDSFPDVYDAIATQLIEQAQTKQNIIYAVPGHPMVAERAVQLLRERCPEHGIELHILGGESFLDQAFTRLGFDPIEGFQLLDAAELKSSLIRIDLHTVIGQVYDEYTASDVKLSLMELLPDDYPIVIGHALGVPGEEQILTVPLYELDRTPGYGNLSLIYLPRLSDDSLRNRTFERLHEIVAILRSPEGCPWDREQTHLSIRKNFIEETYEAIEAIDNDDPDGMREEFGDVILQVMLHSQMEEEVGTFSVYDVIQSLNEKLLFRHPHVFGETNAGNASEALANWEQMKAEEKRRKGIDASQASQLDGVPPGLPELMKAYKLQKKAAKVGFDWDNLDPVLDKIAEELGELREAIASKDAEEQAGELGDLLFAAVNAARFIHADPEEALARTNQKFKKRFSYIEEQLRISGRSFDQTDLTEMDRYWEEAKRLP; encoded by the coding sequence ATGCAATCAACCATAACCGTCGTCGGACTCGGTTCCGGCGACGAAGACCAGCTGACGCTTGGCGTCTGGCGCAGGCTGCAGGAATCGGAGCACCGTTTTATAAGAACGGACAAGCATCCGATGATGCGCCTGTTTCACGACAATAGACTGAGCTATGAGTCATTCGACTCTCTATATGAGCAGATGGACTCGTTCCCGGATGTGTACGATGCCATCGCAACGCAGCTTATTGAGCAGGCTCAGACTAAGCAGAACATCATTTACGCGGTCCCTGGTCATCCGATGGTGGCGGAACGCGCCGTACAGCTGCTGCGCGAGCGCTGCCCGGAGCATGGCATAGAGCTGCATATTCTCGGCGGCGAGAGCTTCCTCGACCAAGCATTCACAAGGCTCGGGTTCGACCCGATTGAAGGTTTTCAACTGCTAGACGCGGCAGAGCTGAAGTCGTCGCTAATCCGCATAGATCTGCATACGGTTATTGGACAAGTGTACGACGAGTACACCGCCTCGGATGTGAAGCTCTCGCTGATGGAGTTGCTGCCAGACGATTATCCGATTGTAATTGGTCATGCGCTTGGCGTTCCCGGTGAAGAGCAAATTCTGACGGTGCCTTTATACGAGCTGGACCGCACGCCGGGCTACGGCAATCTTTCTCTGATTTACTTGCCTCGCTTGTCCGACGACTCCCTTCGCAACCGCACGTTTGAGCGTCTGCATGAGATTGTCGCTATTCTGCGCAGTCCCGAAGGCTGCCCGTGGGATCGCGAACAGACGCATCTATCCATCCGCAAGAACTTCATCGAAGAGACGTATGAAGCGATTGAGGCGATCGACAACGACGATCCGGACGGCATGCGGGAGGAGTTCGGCGACGTTATCCTGCAAGTGATGCTGCACAGTCAGATGGAAGAAGAGGTTGGGACGTTCTCCGTCTATGACGTGATTCAATCGCTCAATGAGAAGCTGCTGTTCCGTCATCCGCATGTGTTTGGCGAGACGAACGCGGGCAATGCATCCGAAGCGCTTGCTAATTGGGAGCAGATGAAAGCTGAAGAGAAGCGTCGCAAAGGTATTGATGCATCGCAAGCTTCGCAGCTGGACGGTGTCCCGCCCGGTTTACCAGAACTGATGAAAGCTTATAAGCTTCAGAAGAAAGCAGCGAAGGTTGGCTTCGATTGGGATAATCTCGATCCGGTGCTAGATAAGATTGCAGAGGAGCTTGGCGAGCTGCGCGAAGCCATTGCGAGCAAGGACGCGGAAGAGCAGGCAGGCGAGCTTGGAGATCTATTATTTGCTGCTGTAAATGCAGCGAGATTCATTCATGCCGATCCGGAGGAAGCTCTAGCGCGCACGAATCAGAAATTTAAGAAACGATTTTCATATATTGAGGAGCAGCTTCGTATAAGCGGCCGATCCTTTGACCAAACTGATTTAACAGAGATGGATCGTTACTGGGAGGAAGCCAAAAGACTACCCTAG
- a CDS encoding HU family DNA-binding protein: protein MNKTDLVNNIAAKSGLTKRDVESVLNGFLGEVTDALASGDKVQLIGFGTFETRKRSGRTGRNPQTGNPITIAESKVPAFKAGNKLKDAIK, encoded by the coding sequence ATGAACAAAACTGATTTGGTCAACAACATTGCAGCTAAGAGCGGACTTACGAAACGTGACGTGGAATCCGTATTGAACGGCTTCCTGGGCGAAGTAACAGATGCGCTTGCAAGCGGCGACAAAGTACAATTGATCGGCTTCGGCACGTTCGAGACGCGCAAGCGCTCCGGTCGTACAGGCCGCAACCCGCAAACAGGCAATCCGATCACAATTGCAGAATCCAAGGTTCCAGCGTTCAAAGCCGGCAATAAACTCAAGGATGCTATTAAGTAA
- a CDS encoding RNA-binding S4 domain-containing protein yields the protein MRLDKFLKVSRLIKRRTVAKDVSEQGRVWINDREAKASSTVKVGDELKIQYGQKIVSVRVERIVETTKKDEASGMYTLLKEEARQPDKMDWQ from the coding sequence ATGCGTCTTGATAAATTTCTCAAAGTATCACGTTTGATCAAGCGGCGTACTGTCGCGAAGGACGTCTCCGAGCAGGGGCGCGTCTGGATTAACGATCGCGAAGCCAAAGCAAGCAGCACCGTCAAAGTCGGCGACGAGCTCAAGATTCAATACGGCCAGAAGATCGTCAGCGTTCGCGTCGAGCGGATTGTGGAGACGACCAAGAAGGACGAGGCTAGCGGTATGTATACTTTGTTGAAAGAAGAAGCACGCCAGCCAGATAAGATGGATTGGCAATAA
- the yabP gene encoding sporulation protein YabP has protein sequence MIEQGKSQKRQEIKMLNRKILEITGVNNVESFDNEEFLLETELGFLAIRGQNLHMKHLSLEQGLVAIEGLVHSLNYLDGNTAAKSKGLFGKLFK, from the coding sequence ATGATCGAGCAAGGCAAAAGCCAGAAACGCCAGGAAATCAAAATGCTTAACCGCAAGATCCTTGAGATTACCGGCGTCAATAATGTGGAGAGCTTCGACAATGAAGAGTTTCTGCTTGAGACCGAGCTTGGTTTCTTGGCCATTCGCGGGCAGAATCTCCATATGAAGCATCTTAGCCTGGAGCAAGGCTTGGTCGCGATTGAGGGACTCGTGCATTCGCTGAACTATCTGGATGGCAACACGGCTGCGAAGTCGAAGGGCCTGTTCGGGAAGTTATTCAAGTGA
- the yabQ gene encoding spore cortex biosynthesis protein YabQ, with protein MSLSIQWLTMMTMLLSGIGMGIVFDGYRVVSDELKINRLWIPVLDLLYWIAATIIVFQVLSSSNEGEVRAYVFLGLFIGICLYYWLFSKITMKIVHVLIGTVRAIVHFVIRAFILLVIKPLLLLYRISRVILAFLRAFTIFIFKIVLQLVRPFWQLFAWMTKPIWKPVVRYWTSRVNPIIAKWRLKERTLAVKERAVRIWERLTKQKPDSDDDPKGNE; from the coding sequence GTGAGCCTCAGTATACAATGGTTGACGATGATGACGATGCTGCTCTCTGGGATCGGGATGGGCATCGTCTTCGACGGTTACCGCGTCGTGTCGGACGAGCTGAAGATAAACCGCCTGTGGATTCCGGTACTCGACCTGCTCTACTGGATCGCAGCGACAATTATCGTATTTCAAGTGCTCTCTTCCAGCAACGAAGGGGAAGTGAGAGCTTATGTCTTCCTGGGCCTGTTTATCGGCATCTGCCTCTACTACTGGCTGTTTAGCAAGATTACGATGAAGATCGTGCATGTGCTGATCGGAACGGTACGGGCCATTGTCCATTTTGTCATTCGTGCATTCATTCTGCTGGTCATTAAGCCGCTCTTGCTTCTCTATCGGATTAGCAGGGTAATTTTAGCTTTTTTGAGGGCATTTACTATTTTCATATTCAAAATTGTGTTACAATTGGTTCGTCCTTTTTGGCAGTTGTTCGCTTGGATGACGAAGCCGATTTGGAAGCCGGTGGTTCGATACTGGACAAGTCGGGTAAATCCAATTATCGCCAAGTGGCGGTTGAAGGAACGGACTCTGGCAGTGAAGGAACGCGCGGTTCGTATTTGGGAGCGCCTCACGAAACAGAAGCCGGATTCCGATGATGATCCTAAGGGAAATGAATGA
- a CDS encoding FtsB family cell division protein has translation MAIAHTGTNSSAAASYAGTKRRLRIWFIFVALFMGWALYTLLTQLVRQGDAETKLASATKQIEEAQKQVKDLKLQVTRLSDKEYIGQLATKEQGMVGKGEKQIVGIKQP, from the coding sequence ATGGCGATTGCACATACAGGTACGAATTCATCCGCCGCTGCCAGCTATGCAGGCACGAAACGCAGGCTGAGAATCTGGTTTATCTTTGTCGCTCTCTTCATGGGCTGGGCGTTATATACATTGCTTACGCAGCTTGTCCGTCAGGGAGATGCGGAGACGAAGCTTGCGAGCGCGACGAAGCAGATTGAAGAAGCACAGAAGCAGGTCAAAGATTTAAAGCTTCAGGTGACCCGTCTGAGCGATAAAGAGTATATTGGTCAGCTGGCTACGAAAGAACAGGGCATGGTAGGCAAGGGTGAGAAACAAATCGTAGGCATCAAACAGCCATAG
- a CDS encoding S1 domain-containing RNA-binding protein — MAIEVGAKLEGKVTGITHFGAFVDLSGGVTGLVHISEIADNYVKDVKDHLKLEDVVTVKVINVDKDGKIGLSIKQAVDRPEGSAPPPQRERSADRGPGGFGGGRTGGPSGDRGPGGGGGFNRQGGGGGGRPFNKGGGGKPAFGKPSFEDKMSRFLKDSEERMSSLKKNTESKRGGRGAKRD, encoded by the coding sequence ATGGCAATTGAAGTGGGCGCCAAGTTAGAGGGCAAGGTGACAGGCATTACGCATTTCGGAGCATTCGTCGATTTGTCGGGAGGTGTCACAGGGCTAGTTCACATCTCAGAGATTGCCGATAATTACGTCAAGGACGTTAAAGACCATTTGAAGCTGGAAGACGTTGTTACAGTTAAGGTCATTAATGTGGATAAAGACGGAAAAATCGGACTTTCCATTAAACAGGCAGTCGATCGTCCAGAAGGCTCTGCACCACCTCCTCAACGCGAACGCAGCGCGGATCGCGGACCAGGTGGCTTTGGCGGCGGCCGGACTGGTGGACCAAGTGGAGATCGTGGACCGGGCGGTGGCGGCGGTTTTAATCGTCAAGGCGGCGGCGGTGGCGGACGTCCTTTCAACAAAGGCGGCGGCGGCAAACCTGCTTTCGGCAAACCATCCTTTGAGGATAAAATGTCACGCTTCCTGAAGGACAGTGAAGAGCGCATGTCCTCCTTGAAGAAGAATACGGAATCGAAACGCGGTGGCCGTGGCGCTAAGCGCGATTAA
- the spoIIE gene encoding stage II sporulation protein E, with protein sequence MVDKPKVVMFPGVRPKNFVQSALRTGLERTGMLRLAGMITSRKWTFVLMAVGFLLGRAVILESLTPFAVAYFSVIYFLRRDMILPVAVSIIAGSWLAVSPEPMWVTMEVVVVYLLLRGLEAYERAELSYAPLLVFLSTMLVRLFDNVIADKLGWYELMMVGVEASLGFVLTLVFVQAIPVLTLTKKTSALKNEEIICLMIMLASVMTGAVGWMAHGLSIEHILSRYMLLLFAFVGGAPLGASVGVVAGLILSLADTSAIVQMSLLAFAGLLAGLLREGGKAAVAFGMLLGSSILAIYVGNQADVMASTWESVIAAAMLMLTPKSIIRIISKYVPGTQEHVKSQHEYARRVRDVTAQRVTQFSEVFRQLSRSFGQFGTIAGEGGGDEKERQEGAVNHFMNVVADRTCNSCHRRELCWDGKFYETYKMMTGMMSAVQEGRRTTPKEVPREWSTHCIKTPQVLSVMQQQYELYQHDQHWRKQLNESRQLVADQLFGVSQVMEDLAREIKREGQQLHMQEEQIREALEGLGLSIQGIEIINLEEGNVEIEVYHTFGRGYDECRKIIAPMLTDILGEPIAVMSEKYPEKGAAIVVFGTAKAYEVETGVAGLAKGGDLLSGDSFSTVELGNGKFAVAISDGMGNGERAKQESSTALTILQQLLQSGMDEKLAIKSVNSVLLLRSSDEIFATVDVALIDMYSAKTTFMKIGSTPSFIKRGNEVIPITANNLPVGILQDIDIDLIRVQLHPGDTLIMMTDGIYDAPGHAVNKEMWMKRVIQEIKSDQPQEIADTLLDTVVRYHKGDIVDDMTVVVAKVDKHQPEWATFRWPGRPTVERPRTVS encoded by the coding sequence ATGGTGGACAAACCTAAAGTTGTTATGTTTCCGGGTGTACGCCCTAAGAACTTCGTACAATCGGCCCTTCGCACAGGGCTTGAGCGTACAGGAATGCTTCGCTTAGCCGGAATGATTACCTCACGCAAGTGGACCTTCGTCTTAATGGCCGTCGGCTTCCTGTTAGGTCGAGCAGTTATTCTCGAGTCGCTTACTCCTTTTGCCGTCGCATACTTTTCCGTTATTTACTTTCTAAGGCGAGATATGATCCTGCCAGTCGCAGTATCCATTATTGCCGGCAGCTGGCTGGCAGTCTCGCCGGAGCCGATGTGGGTTACCATGGAGGTAGTCGTTGTCTACTTACTGCTTAGGGGACTGGAAGCTTATGAGAGGGCCGAGCTATCGTATGCACCGCTGCTAGTCTTCCTCTCTACGATGCTGGTCAGGCTGTTCGACAATGTCATTGCGGACAAGCTGGGCTGGTATGAGCTGATGATGGTTGGTGTTGAAGCGTCGCTCGGATTCGTGCTCACGCTCGTGTTCGTTCAAGCGATTCCGGTACTGACGCTAACGAAGAAAACGTCCGCGCTGAAGAATGAGGAAATTATCTGCCTTATGATCATGCTTGCCTCTGTAATGACGGGGGCTGTCGGTTGGATGGCCCATGGCCTCTCCATCGAGCATATCCTATCACGGTACATGCTGCTGCTCTTCGCTTTCGTCGGCGGGGCACCGCTCGGCGCATCGGTCGGGGTTGTAGCCGGCCTTATCTTGAGCCTCGCGGATACGAGTGCGATTGTGCAGATGAGCTTGCTCGCATTCGCTGGACTGCTTGCCGGACTGCTCCGGGAAGGCGGCAAGGCTGCAGTGGCCTTCGGAATGCTGCTCGGCTCCTCCATTCTCGCCATCTATGTTGGCAATCAAGCGGATGTGATGGCTTCCACATGGGAGTCGGTCATTGCAGCGGCGATGCTGATGCTGACGCCAAAATCAATTATTCGGATTATCTCTAAATACGTGCCTGGCACGCAGGAGCATGTGAAATCGCAGCACGAATATGCAAGAAGAGTAAGGGATGTTACGGCGCAGCGTGTCACCCAGTTCTCTGAGGTGTTTCGCCAGCTGTCTCGTAGCTTCGGGCAGTTCGGTACCATCGCTGGCGAAGGTGGAGGAGATGAGAAGGAGAGGCAAGAGGGGGCGGTCAATCACTTTATGAACGTGGTTGCTGATCGTACCTGCAATTCCTGTCACCGGAGGGAGCTGTGCTGGGATGGGAAGTTTTATGAGACGTACAAAATGATGACGGGCATGATGTCCGCCGTTCAGGAGGGACGCCGCACAACGCCGAAGGAAGTGCCTCGCGAATGGAGCACGCACTGTATTAAGACGCCGCAGGTACTAAGTGTCATGCAGCAGCAATATGAGCTGTATCAGCATGACCAGCATTGGAGAAAGCAACTTAATGAATCGCGCCAGCTCGTCGCCGATCAGCTCTTTGGCGTATCCCAAGTCATGGAAGACTTGGCTCGCGAGATCAAGCGCGAAGGGCAGCAGCTGCACATGCAGGAAGAACAAATCCGGGAGGCGCTCGAGGGGCTCGGTTTATCCATACAAGGCATTGAGATTATTAATTTGGAGGAGGGAAACGTCGAAATCGAAGTGTACCATACGTTCGGCCGGGGCTATGATGAATGCCGGAAAATCATAGCGCCGATGCTGACCGACATTCTCGGCGAACCGATCGCCGTCATGTCGGAGAAGTACCCGGAGAAGGGCGCAGCCATCGTCGTCTTCGGTACGGCCAAAGCGTATGAGGTGGAGACTGGCGTCGCCGGTCTTGCCAAGGGCGGTGACTTGCTGTCGGGAGACAGCTTCAGCACCGTTGAGCTGGGCAATGGCAAGTTTGCTGTCGCGATTAGCGATGGAATGGGCAATGGCGAGCGTGCCAAGCAGGAAAGCAGCACCGCTCTGACCATCTTGCAGCAGCTGCTGCAGTCGGGTATGGATGAGAAGCTGGCCATCAAGTCGGTGAATTCCGTCCTGCTGCTTCGTTCATCTGACGAAATATTCGCGACAGTCGATGTAGCGCTCATCGACATGTACAGTGCGAAGACGACTTTTATGAAAATCGGGTCAACGCCGAGCTTCATCAAGCGCGGTAACGAAGTGATCCCGATCACGGCCAACAATTTGCCGGTAGGTATATTGCAGGACATTGACATAGACTTGATCCGCGTGCAGCTCCATCCGGGTGATACGCTCATAATGATGACCGATGGCATCTATGATGCTCCGGGCCATGCGGTGAATAAGGAAATGTGGATGAAACGGGTGATCCAGGAGATCAAGTCCGATCAGCCGCAGGAAATTGCAGACACGCTTCTGGATACCGTAGTGCGATACCACAAAGGCGACATTGTGGATGATATGACGGTTGTCGTTGCGAAGGTGGATAAGCATCAGCCCGAGTGGGCTACATTCCGCTGGCCGGGGAGACCTACGGTCGAGCGTCCAAGGACGGTGAGCTGA
- a CDS encoding vWA domain-containing protein gives MKQILLITDGCSNVGVSPVVAAAQAYAAQITVNVVGVIDHGDLGEFGSSEIEEIARAGGGLSRLSHTRQLSQTVQMMTRKTVVQTIQNAVSRELKQVLGHSSIEELPPEKRGEVVRVIDDLTETSKLRVALLIDASASMKPKLQAVEEAIRDLALSLQSRQGSSEMAVFHFPGSAYGEDCKMDLDWTSNINGIHSIFPRLQMRGTTPTGPALLHVIDFYQKADYGNRKNDGTDGMMSDYVV, from the coding sequence ATGAAGCAAATCCTATTGATAACGGACGGCTGCTCCAACGTCGGAGTGAGTCCGGTCGTGGCGGCGGCGCAGGCGTATGCTGCCCAGATTACGGTGAACGTAGTTGGGGTAATTGATCATGGTGATCTAGGTGAGTTCGGCTCATCGGAGATTGAGGAGATCGCCCGTGCTGGTGGGGGCTTAAGCCGATTATCACATACACGCCAATTGTCGCAGACCGTACAGATGATGACGCGCAAAACGGTCGTGCAGACGATTCAGAATGCGGTATCTCGTGAGCTGAAGCAGGTGCTTGGACATTCGTCGATCGAAGAGCTGCCGCCGGAGAAGCGCGGTGAAGTTGTGCGTGTCATCGATGACTTAACCGAGACGAGCAAGCTGCGCGTGGCGCTGCTCATTGATGCGAGCGCAAGCATGAAGCCGAAGCTACAGGCCGTAGAGGAAGCGATTCGCGACCTTGCGCTAAGCTTGCAATCGCGGCAAGGCAGCAGCGAGATGGCTGTGTTTCATTTTCCGGGCTCGGCCTATGGTGAGGACTGCAAGATGGACCTTGATTGGACGAGCAATATAAACGGCATACACTCGATCTTCCCGCGCCTGCAGATGCGTGGAACGACGCCAACCGGTCCGGCGCTGCTGCATGTCATTGATTTTTACCAAAAAGCCGATTATGGTAATAGGAAGAATGATGGAACGGACGGGATGATGAGTGACTACGTCGTTTGA
- a CDS encoding serine/threonine protein kinase, which yields MTTSFEWSLPRGSIISGKWKQGSYRVERPLGEGANGKVFLVERAKYYYALKLGSDAVDLQSEVNVLQSIYKQKQKRGASAGQGLFLVDVDDYRAADGKEYPFYVMRYIKGKTLSDYLQAQGKEWFPVVLYNLLGKLAELHEAGWSFGDLKIENILVADYGRPELVDYGGATAFGKGVRQFTEIYDRGYWNAGDRIADARYDLFSFAVLCLQLQEGRRLAQLSSGLLPQTRTPDELAKLAATSSALKPLSGWLRKALYGEFASAREAAASWQQWMHKAGAPSKASAPAPRWLKGLFAVSAAILATTIYLLLRTGP from the coding sequence GTGACTACGTCGTTTGAATGGAGCCTTCCTCGCGGTTCTATCATTAGCGGTAAGTGGAAGCAAGGCAGCTACCGCGTCGAGAGACCGCTTGGAGAAGGCGCCAATGGCAAAGTGTTCTTGGTAGAGCGAGCGAAGTATTATTATGCGCTGAAGCTCGGATCCGACGCAGTCGATTTGCAGTCTGAGGTTAATGTGCTGCAATCGATCTATAAACAGAAGCAGAAGCGGGGCGCAAGTGCGGGACAAGGCCTGTTCCTTGTTGATGTAGATGATTACCGCGCTGCGGACGGAAAGGAATATCCTTTCTATGTCATGCGTTATATTAAAGGGAAGACACTTTCGGACTACCTGCAGGCGCAGGGTAAGGAATGGTTTCCCGTTGTGCTCTATAACTTGCTCGGTAAGCTTGCGGAGCTGCATGAAGCGGGCTGGTCGTTCGGAGATCTGAAGATCGAGAACATACTGGTCGCCGATTACGGCCGCCCGGAGCTTGTCGATTATGGCGGCGCGACGGCTTTTGGCAAAGGAGTGCGGCAGTTTACGGAAATCTACGACCGCGGCTATTGGAATGCCGGAGACCGTATCGCCGATGCGCGCTACGATTTGTTCTCCTTTGCCGTCCTTTGCCTGCAGCTGCAGGAGGGACGTCGCTTGGCGCAGCTCTCGTCCGGGCTGCTGCCGCAGACGCGGACGCCGGATGAGCTGGCGAAGCTCGCTGCGACGAGCAGTGCGCTGAAGCCGCTCAGCGGCTGGCTGCGCAAGGCGCTCTACGGCGAGTTCGCGAGCGCGCGCGAGGCTGCAGCCTCTTGGCAGCAGTGGATGCACAAGGCAGGCGCGCCAAGCAAGGCATCGGCGCCCGCGCCGCGCTGGCTGAAGGGCTTGTTCGCCGTATCGGCTGCGATTCTCGCGACAACGATTTACTTGCTGCTGCGAACAGGACCGTAA
- the tilS gene encoding tRNA lysidine(34) synthetase TilS, whose protein sequence is MLGVEDWLSNLLVLARQEQLWQPGDTIVVAVSGGPDSMALLHMLHRLAEPERLNLVAAHVDHGFRGEESAREAKSVLQYAAALGIACEKVLFDLPAYIEETRMNAQAAAREKRYAFLHQVAADYGAACIALAHHADDQAETVLMRMLRGTGLGGLAGMAMKRSEKNVELIRPLLRTYKADILRYCEQWAVPYSQDSSNGQKYYTRNVVRLEVLPYLASFNPQFTQSLVRLSELAAAEDDWLEQETRAVFEQYTTKRRDGCQLNRKALLGLHVALQRRLIKLILSYIGLETETTSFDSVETIRHAATDGAASTWSFDVGNGAKFLREYDNLVFIRRDQSGMASRPGGYAYVVPEGMAVLPLPESECELALEEMAASEASMPSSQLEALFDAEALQYPLTVRNRIPGDRMQVLGLNGTKKVQDMFVDERIAPSRRDVLPLVVDADGFVLWIPGIRRSRHAQVQESTSRVIRMTLRNMSELP, encoded by the coding sequence ATGTTAGGCGTGGAAGATTGGCTGAGCAATCTGCTCGTATTAGCCCGGCAGGAGCAGCTGTGGCAACCGGGCGACACGATCGTCGTCGCTGTATCCGGCGGGCCCGATTCAATGGCGCTGCTCCATATGCTTCACCGGCTTGCAGAACCGGAGCGCCTCAACTTAGTGGCCGCGCATGTCGATCATGGCTTCCGCGGGGAAGAGTCGGCAAGGGAAGCCAAGTCCGTCTTGCAATATGCGGCAGCGCTTGGCATTGCTTGCGAGAAGGTACTGTTCGATTTGCCTGCTTATATAGAAGAAACACGAATGAACGCACAGGCGGCGGCGCGTGAGAAGCGTTATGCGTTCCTGCATCAAGTAGCCGCCGATTACGGGGCGGCGTGCATTGCGCTTGCCCATCACGCCGACGACCAGGCAGAGACGGTGCTCATGCGCATGCTGCGCGGAACGGGGCTCGGAGGCCTTGCCGGCATGGCGATGAAACGATCCGAAAAAAACGTGGAACTTATTCGTCCTCTTTTGCGTACATACAAGGCAGACATCCTGCGCTACTGTGAACAGTGGGCGGTGCCTTACAGCCAAGATAGCAGCAACGGACAGAAGTACTATACTCGCAACGTCGTCCGTTTAGAGGTACTGCCGTATTTGGCGTCGTTTAACCCCCAGTTTACCCAGTCGCTCGTTCGGCTGTCGGAACTTGCAGCGGCCGAGGATGACTGGCTGGAGCAAGAAACAAGGGCGGTATTTGAGCAATATACGACGAAGCGGCGCGATGGATGCCAATTAAACCGCAAAGCGCTGCTTGGCTTGCATGTCGCTTTACAAAGGAGATTGATTAAACTAATATTGAGTTATATTGGCTTGGAAACGGAAACCACTTCATTCGACAGCGTAGAAACGATCAGGCATGCGGCTACAGATGGCGCAGCATCGACGTGGAGCTTCGATGTAGGCAACGGTGCAAAGTTTCTGCGTGAGTATGACAATCTCGTCTTTATCCGCCGAGATCAGTCTGGGATGGCATCCCGGCCAGGCGGATACGCATATGTTGTCCCGGAAGGCATGGCTGTACTTCCTCTGCCTGAGTCAGAGTGTGAGCTTGCCCTTGAAGAGATGGCTGCGTCAGAGGCTTCAATGCCAAGCAGTCAGCTTGAAGCGTTATTCGACGCCGAGGCTCTTCAGTACCCGCTCACTGTACGAAATCGCATCCCGGGTGACCGAATGCAAGTGCTTGGTTTAAATGGTACCAAAAAGGTACAAGATATGTTCGTTGATGAACGAATCGCTCCGTCACGCCGTGACGTGCTGCCGCTCGTTGTCGACGCCGATGGTTTCGTGCTTTGGATACCGGGCATTCGAAGATCAAGACATGCGCAGGTGCAAGAATCGACAAGCCGCGTCATTCGCATGACATTGCGGAACATGTCGGAATTGCCGTAA
- the hpt gene encoding hypoxanthine phosphoribosyltransferase, with product MLNDIQEVLYDANQIQQKVQELGETLSHEFEGRNPLVICVLKGAFIFMADLVKTITIPLEMDFMAVSSYGASTKTSGVVKIIKDLDTSVQGRDVIIVEDIIDSGLTLSYLIDVLERRNSKSITLVTLFDKPSGRKVELEADYKGFVLPDAFVVGYGLDYAERYRNLPIIGILKPEVYEK from the coding sequence TTGCTGAACGACATTCAAGAAGTACTTTACGACGCAAACCAAATTCAGCAGAAGGTTCAAGAGCTTGGCGAGACGCTCAGCCATGAGTTTGAAGGTCGCAACCCGCTCGTCATCTGCGTGCTTAAAGGCGCATTTATTTTTATGGCTGATTTGGTCAAGACCATTACGATCCCGCTGGAAATGGACTTTATGGCGGTTTCGAGCTATGGCGCATCGACCAAAACAAGCGGAGTAGTGAAGATCATTAAGGACCTTGACACATCCGTGCAGGGCCGAGATGTAATTATTGTCGAAGATATTATCGACAGTGGACTTACACTCAGCTATCTCATTGATGTGCTGGAGCGCCGCAATTCCAAGTCCATCACGCTCGTGACGCTGTTCGATAAGCCGTCCGGCCGTAAAGTGGAACTGGAAGCGGACTATAAAGGGTTTGTACTGCCAGACGCATTCGTCGTCGGTTACGGGCTGGATTATGCGGAGAGATACCGCAACTTGCCGATCATCGGCATTTTGAAGCCCGAGGTTTACGAGAAGTAA